The genomic segment TCGATTGGATAGAGACATCAAAGATAGTTGCAAGCTTTTCTATTAAGCAACTATTTGTAATTGTGTCTTCCTCATCCCTGATGCGTTCGGCTTGTTTTTGTACAAGACTTCTTGGCATAAGAAGAATTGCCGCAAATTTGTTGGCCTCGAATTCTAAGGTGTTCCCGTATGATTTGCTTCTGCTTATGCTTTTTCCGGTGTCGACAAAAATTTTCTGATCCGGGCTAGGGAGGATATGTTTAATGTAGTGTCCGATTTCGTGTGCTAGAGTGAAACGCTCTCTTGTTTTGTAAGTATGTTCGAGAGGATTGAGCCAGATGAGTGGTTGGCGGTTTTTGTAGGAAATACACCCAACATCATAGAGGCTTATATTTTCATCTTCGCAAAAATCAGGATCTAGTGAGCGTGAAATTTTTATGCCAAGTATTGAGGCAATTTTTTCGACGTCTATGGGGATAACGCGAGGAAGGTCATGTTCTTTAGAAAGAATGTTGAGGAGCTCTATCGGGCTTACGTCGGAGATTTTGTCTGTGAGATCTTCTAGAGATGCAGTCATTGTCTTAAACCTTTTTGGAAATAGTCCAGTCATATTCAGGTTCTATCGAATCTTCTTCCGAAGGATTTTCGCATTTTAGCCTTGAGTCGACAGTCTCTTGTATCAGTATAGATACTAGCTCATCTTCTAGTAAAGCACTAATGAATACTGTTAAAGAGTCTCTGTCTTTTTTTATTTCATCCGGCAAATTTTTGATTAAAGTTTCTATTTCTTCTTTTTTAGTAGTGGCAAACCATTTAGATAAATATATTCCCAGACCTGAAAGCAAGATAGTTATGATAATAAAAATGAAGCTTACATATACTATATAAGTGTTAGCTGTGGCCAATACTGCGTCAGCTGTAGGAGGCTTGGCGGAGTGGATATAGACAATTTTGTTAAAGCAAGAGATAAGGAAACTGCCCAGTATCGCACCAAGTAGTCCGGTTACATAGACGCTCACCCAATATTCTTTTGTCTTTCTGAATTTTGAGATTGAAAGTTGGAGGTTGGTGAGAAGTTTAAAAAAATAACAAGTGCAAGCTAGAGTCACGATAATTTTAATAAAATCAAAAAAACTTATTTGCTTAAATTCAACTACCACGCTAGCAATAACGTTTGTTACGCTTGTGGCTAATGTTGCAGAAGTGCTTGTGTTGTAGAGCGTCCAATCAATAAATGCAAGGTTGAGCGCGCACATGCCAAGGATGAGAAACGGTGATAGGATTTTTATTTTTTCAGCCATACATGACCCAGAGTTTATTTTTAGTAAAAAATGATGCAAGCCTTATACATACCTTACATATCTTTGTCAGCTTTTTTATTCTCCTAAGTGATTAATCTTACTAATAGTCTCTTGTCTTCTGCTATCGAGCAGATGGGTGTACCTCATGGTCATGGCCAGGGTGCTGTGGCCGAGTATATCTGCCACCTCCCTGATATCCACCCCTGCCATGAGCAGGTGGCTTGCGGCCGTATGGCGCAGATCGTGGGGCCGAAAGTGAGGGATTTTGTGCCCTGATGCTTCCATCTTTTTTCGTAAACTTCGCCAACAGGAGGAGAATGCCTTGGCCGGGGCGAGTCTGATATCTTTTTGGTTGAGATGGTTTTCTTTTAAAAAATAATAGCCTGTTGCTTCTGGGCTAACCGTCTGCAGAACCTCTGCAGCCTTTGTGGTCAGGGGCACTGATCTGGGAATACCGCTTTTGGTTTCGTGTATCCTGAGCGAGAGAGTCTCAAAATTAATATCCTCAGGGCGAAGTCTGGCCACCTCCGATGATCTCATTCCGGTATGCATAAGAAGCAGGACAAAGGGGTAAAATTTTGGATTACGGATGTTCTTTGACTCGTCCAAAACGATCTTGGCTTCTGCTGTGGTGAGAAAGCGAGTGTTTCCCTTGTCCGGTGGCACCCTGGTGATATCATTCACCGGGTTTTTAATATTAAGGCCCCATATTTTTCGGGCGTTATTGTACATCTTGGAGAGGATGGCGAGCTCGGTACGGATGGCAGAGTTTGAGTATCCCTCTTTTTGCCGTGTTAGCTGGTATTGAGCTACCAGGGCAGGTCGGATATCCGCAAGGCTGCGGTCAGCGCCCAGTAATCGGGTGAGATGCCTTGTTGCTCTGCTTTCCAGATCCAGGGTAGATTCTTTCTTGCCTGCAGCTGTGGAGTCTTCGGCATATTTGTCCAGGGCCTCCTGGAGAGATATCTGTTCGGCCAGGCGCGGATCTCCTGCGTCCTTTGCCCGGAGCAGTGCCTCATATTCGACGGCCCATGCCTGGGCCCTACACTTGGTGGGGAAACTCTTTCTGCGGGGCGTATGCCCTTTTATGCGAATGTGAGCTTCCCATACTATGCCGCTCTTGTTTTCCCTTTTCTTGAACGTTGCCATCTCATCTCACTTTTTCCTTTGCGCTCATTTTTGCGCTCACTTGTTTGGAAAAACATGCATATCTTTTGACTAAATATGTATAAGGGAGAATATAACTGCATTGGGTAGGAAAAGATAGTTTGAGGAAAAAAAGGCACAAAAAAACCCGCAAGCCCTTACGGGTTGCGGGTTCCTGAAGAACGTTGTTGTGTGTTCTTCATCCACTATATGGTGCCTAGAGCGAGAATCGAACTCGCACGGGCCGAAGCCCACGAGATTTTAAGTCTCGGGTGTCTACCAGTTCCACCATCCAGGCATAGTAGCTTTATTTGGGCAACCAACACGGCGTGTTGGCTACGAGGGGAGTTAATAACAAATCAGAAAGAAAAAGTCGAGCCTTTTATCTGATTTATTTGCTGATTATTTTAGTTCCTAACTCCCGCTCGATTTTAAGTGCAGGTGCCCCTGTTTCTTTAGCCTGCCATCTGCACGATTTTTAGCATATCACGTACTGCCAGATCAAGTCCAGAGAAGACGGCCCGGCCGATGATGGAGTGGCCGATGGAGAGTTCTTCAACGGCGTCGATGGCGGCAATGCGGGCGGCGTTGTGGTAGCCCAGGCCGTGCCCTGCATTTACCCGCAGGCCGCGTTGGGCGGCTTCTTGGGCGGCTACTACCAGAAGTTGGTACTCCTTCTCCTGAGCGGCTTCGCCTATGGCGTCGCTATATTTGCCCGTGTGTAGCTCGACAAACTGGGCCCCGATTTCGTAGGCGGCTTCAATCTGCTCTTCGACGGGGTCGATGAACAGGGATACCGGGATGTTCTTGGCAGTCATGCGCTCGATGGTGCGGGCCAGTTTTTTCTTCTGGCCGGCTACATCAAGACCGCCTTCGGTGGTCAGCTCCTGGCGTTTTTCAGGGACCAGGGTGATCATGTCAGGTCGGGTGTTCAGGGCAATTTTGATAATCTCCTTGTTGGCTCCCATCTCAAAGTTCATTTTGGTTTTGATGGTCTGGCGGAGGAGGATGATATCTCTGTCCTGCATATGTCGACGATCTTCACGCAGGTGGACAACAATGCCTGCCGCGCCGGCCATCTCGCAGATGGCAGCTGCGGCAACCGGATCCGGTTCGGTGATGCCGCGGGCCTGGCGGATGGTTGCCACGTGATCGATATTAATAGCTAATTGGGTCATCTTGAATCTCCTGTTAATTGCATATTCTTTCAATAGTACCTGTTCTTTATCTTCCATGAGCAGGGCGTCTTCCGGACCACGTTCGTGGTCATACCCTACAAGATGAAGTATGCCGTGTACCATGAGCCAGTTAAGGCGATGGCTTATTGTCTGTCCGTACTCTATGGCCTCCCGCATGGCAGTGTCAACCGAGATGATAATATCGCCAAGCTCGTGCACCGGTATCTGCTGGAGGAACTCTTCGCTTCCCTCGGCAAAGGGAAAGGAGAGGACGTTGGTGGGGCCCTTTTTCTCGCGGTAATGTTCGTTGAACCAGGTCATCTGGGCATCGGAGACAAAGACAATATTTAGATTGTGATCATTTACCCCAAGTTTTGTCAGCACCCAATGGGCAAAATGCTTTGCCTCTTTTTGGGGGATGGGAAGGCTAATCTCTTTGCACTGTAGTTCTACTGCCATGTTATTCCTCTTTCTGCTCTTGTTCGTAGGCGTGGATGATTTTTTGCACCAGGGGGTGGCGGACGACATCGGCCTTATCAAAGTGACAAAAACCGATATCCTTGATCTGGGCCAGGAGCTTCTCTGCCTGGAGCAGACCTGAATGTTCCTTGTTGGGCAGATCCACCTGGGTTACGTCGCCTGTGATTATGGCCTGTGAATCAAAACCAATTCTGGTGAGGAACATCTTCATCTGTTCTCGGGTGGTGTTTTGGGCCTCATCAAGAATGACAAAGGCGTTGCTCAGGGTGCGGCCACGCATAAAGGCCAGGGGGGCAACTTCAATAACACCCCGTTCAATGAGGTCGGCTGTCTTTTCCAGGCCAAGCATATCCTGGAGGGCATCGTAGATCGGGCGCAGATAGGGATCAACCTTATTAGCCAGGTCTCCCGGCAGAAAGCCCAGCTTTTCCCCGGCCTCAACAGCAGGACGGGTGAGAATGATAGAGCGCACCAGGCCACTGGCAAGGGCCGAGACAGCCATGGCCACGGCCAGATATGTTTTGCCTGTTCCCGCCGGGCCGATGCCGAAGACAATATCCTTATTGCGAATTTCGTCGATATAAAACTTTTGATTGGTAGTTTTGGGAGAGATTATCCGGTTTTCCGTGGTGACGTAGACCTTGTCGAGAAATATCTTGGCAAGATCTGCCTGGGGGCTAGACTCAAGTATTTGAATGCCGAAGGCAACGTCGGAGCTGTAGATCTGATGGCCCCTGCCTATGAGAGCATAGAGCTGGCGCAGGAGGTTGCCTGCCAGTTCTACACTGTGCGGCATGCCCTCAATGTTCAGCTGGGTACCCCGGGTTTTGATTGTCACCGAACAACTATGCTCTATGGTGCGGATATTACAGTTGTGCTCACCGTAGAGCAGGTTTGTCTGCTGGTTATCCTTAAAGGATATCTCTTCCTGAATGGCTTTCATAATATTAGAGGAGCCCTGCCTTGCGGAGTTCAGCGTCAATCATTGTCTGAAATGTTCGCTGCTCACGCTGTTTGAGTTTATGACCATTGATAAAGACGGTTGGGGTGCCGGTAACACCTGCAGATTTTGCGTCAATAATATCCTGGCGGACTTGAGCCCTGACGGCGTTGGAGTCCATATCCTTTTTAAAGAGGGGGATATCAAGCTCCAGCTCTTTGGCTGTTTTGATGAGATCTGATCTCTTAAGGTTTTTTATGGCAAATATTTTGTCATGATATGGCCAGAATTTTCCCTGGGCTTCAGCTGCCAGTCCTGCTCTTGCTGCTGGCTCTGCGGCCTTATGGAAGTTGAGAGGCATGTTTTTGAAGACAATTTTCACATTCTTGGAATTTGCCTCATATATTTGATCTATCAGTGGGACAAGCTTGCTGCAGTAGGGGCATTCAAAATCGGTGAACACGGCAATGGTTACCGGCGCATCTGCCTTACCCTTGAAGGGAGAGCCCTTGGTGTTGAATTCAACAACAAAATCTGTGCGGACAGCGCTGAATACATTGTTTGTGCTATCAAGCAGATAGATGATCTCTCCCTGTGGAGCAATGTCTATCGAGCTGACGCCGGGGGCAACGGGGATAAAACCCTGCAGTTTTCCCTCACGGCTATATACCATTACCTTGTGCTCTTTTGTCAGGAAGTAGACGTATTTATCGTCGAGTGAGTGGGCAAAATCAAGCACTCCGGCCGGTGCCTTCCAGTTTTGGGCAAGGGTCCACTCCACCTTTCCCTCCTGGCCCTGGCTTGTTTTTTCGCCAGCCTGTATAAAGGTGCTTGCCATAAGGAGGCTGATGGCACCTGCCGCGAGTATTGTAAGTTTTGAGAATTTCATGAAACCCTTAAAGTAGTATTGATGGTGTATAATGATTAATAAATTTTGCCCTGTTTGCTGTGCCTAAGATAGTCACTGCCAGGGCATTTTGCAAGAAAACAGCGAGTTGCTTCTGTGGAAAGATAAAAGCGAAGAATATTGGAAGAAAGCTGTTGACATTGTTTTTAAAAACATCTATAGTCTCGCTCGTTGCTGAGGCGCTAGTCGTCCTGGCAAGCTGAAAACATGTTGTGCGAGGGTGGCGGAACTGGTAGACGCACCAGACTTAGGATCTGGCGCCTTACGGTGTGGGGGTTCGACTCCCCCCTCTCGCACCACAATTTTGGATTGAAAAAAAGGGCTTTGACATTTTGTCAAAGCCCTTTTTTTGTTTGTATGGTGGCGCCCAGTTGCCTGTACAGTTGTTTTCCTCCTGTCTTTTTCCCTGAATAAAATACTTAATAGGGCGACCGATCTGCCCACGCCTCCGTGATCTTCCTGCTGAGAATGAATCTGCTACTCAGCGTGGCTCTGGTGGAGTGCAAGGCTTGTGTGTGAGACTGAAATAAGTTATCTTACATGTTATCAGAGTGTTCCGTTTATTTGTTCGCTCTCTAGGGGCCGGTAGGTTCAGCTTATCTGGAACCTTTTTCTGCGCATTATATAAAAAATTGAATAGATAATAGGTGATTATGTCCAGTATTATCCCTCGTTTTTATTTCGACCCTGAAGATTATCGACTTCTGAGAATTGTAAGCGAAGTTTTGGGGCAGGAGCGTGGTACCATTAAAGAGGCTCGCACCTTATTGCGTCCCTCTCTGCATCCCCATGGTATAAAAACCCTCGCCTCGAGTAGTAATCTGCGCATTGCCTTTGCCGTGATCAATCTCCTTAATCTGTTGGAGACAGGGCAGGCTAAAGAACGTTTGCAGGTACTCCGCTCTCTCCACGATGAGGTGCTCTCCTCCTCCGGCTCTATGCGTCGTAATACCGCCCGGGTTCTGATCCAGATTATGAAGACCTTGGTTCGTTCTCAGGGTAGTGAGCTGGAACAGCTTAAGCTTGCCCATGATTTCCGGGTGGCTGCCTCTGGTAAACCCCGTAATATTCTTAAACAGTTGCGTAAGTATCATCTCATTGAAATGCCTGAGGAGTGGAATCAGCTCAGCTTTGATGATCGTGTTCACGATGCCAATACTAAGGGGCGTAAATCGCCAACCCATCTAATTATGGATGCCTGGATAAAGGGTATTCGCCGCCTCACCGTTGTTTACTATCATTATGTTGATGCCGGGGTGGTGGAAGAGCTTCTCTCCGCTGCTGCTATTATGGACATTGAGGTACATATAGGGGTGGAGGTAACAGCTCTTCGTCGCGGGCGATTTGTGCAGATTATTTGGGAGCCGAAGGGCTTTGAGCAGTGTGAGGAGTATCTGAAATTTCTCTCCCAAGCTCCGGTACAGGAGTTTATGGCGGAGGGGCGTAAGGTGGCCCTGCATCATAATAAGTACGTCTACAGTTTGTTGGAGCTTTTTAATAAAAAGCATCGCTTCACCCTGCGGGATAAATTTGATCTTGATGTGCCATGTCTGGATCAGGTTAAATTTATTGATTTTATTGGGGCGGGGTCAGCCCTCTACTGATCATTTGGGTGGCTATATTGCCAAGGTGGTTCGTCCGCTTATTAAGAAGAAGGCCGAGGCCTTTAATGATCAGTATGCTGGCACCGATGATAGTGGAGAGAGGGCGGAGATACTTGAGAAACTCAAGGCTCTCAATCAGCTTGGTGCAGACTATTTTGTTGGGACCTTTCTCTTGCCGGGGGAAAATCCTAGTATTACCTATCTTCTCCAGCCTGCCGGGGACGATCCATTTTTGCTCCGGCAAAGTCCCCATGAGATGATTGTTGCCCTGCCAAAAATTCATTCTATAAACTCTTTTACCCTTAATACGGT from the Desulfotalea psychrophila LSv54 genome contains:
- a CDS encoding ImmA/IrrE family metallo-endopeptidase, whose protein sequence is MTASLEDLTDKISDVSPIELLNILSKEHDLPRVIPIDVEKIASILGIKISRSLDPDFCEDENISLYDVGCISYKNRQPLIWLNPLEHTYKTRERFTLAHEIGHYIKHILPSPDQKIFVDTGKSISRSKSYGNTLEFEANKFAAILLMPRSLVQKQAERIRDEEDTITNSCLIEKLATIFDVSIQSMTYRFKNLDL
- a CDS encoding tyrosine-type recombinase/integrase, which gives rise to MATFKKRENKSGIVWEAHIRIKGHTPRRKSFPTKCRAQAWAVEYEALLRAKDAGDPRLAEQISLQEALDKYAEDSTAAGKKESTLDLESRATRHLTRLLGADRSLADIRPALVAQYQLTRQKEGYSNSAIRTELAILSKMYNNARKIWGLNIKNPVNDITRVPPDKGNTRFLTTAEAKIVLDESKNIRNPKFYPFVLLLMHTGMRSSEVARLRPEDINFETLSLRIHETKSGIPRSVPLTTKAAEVLQTVSPEATGYYFLKENHLNQKDIRLAPAKAFSSCWRSLRKKMEASGHKIPHFRPHDLRHTAASHLLMAGVDIREVADILGHSTLAMTMRYTHLLDSRRQETISKINHLGE
- a CDS encoding pyridoxine 5'-phosphate synthase; this translates as MAVELQCKEISLPIPQKEAKHFAHWVLTKLGVNDHNLNIVFVSDAQMTWFNEHYREKKGPTNVLSFPFAEGSEEFLQQIPVHELGDIIISVDTAMREAIEYGQTISHRLNWLMVHGILHLVGYDHERGPEDALLMEDKEQVLLKEYAINRRFKMTQLAINIDHVATIRQARGITEPDPVAAAAICEMAGAAGIVVHLREDRRHMQDRDIILLRQTIKTKMNFEMGANKEIIKIALNTRPDMITLVPEKRQELTTEGGLDVAGQKKKLARTIERMTAKNIPVSLFIDPVEEQIEAAYEIGAQFVELHTGKYSDAIGEAAQEKEYQLLVVAAQEAAQRGLRVNAGHGLGYHNAARIAAIDAVEELSIGHSIIGRAVFSGLDLAVRDMLKIVQMAG
- a CDS encoding PhoH family protein; protein product: MKAIQEEISFKDNQQTNLLYGEHNCNIRTIEHSCSVTIKTRGTQLNIEGMPHSVELAGNLLRQLYALIGRGHQIYSSDVAFGIQILESSPQADLAKIFLDKVYVTTENRIISPKTTNQKFYIDEIRNKDIVFGIGPAGTGKTYLAVAMAVSALASGLVRSIILTRPAVEAGEKLGFLPGDLANKVDPYLRPIYDALQDMLGLEKTADLIERGVIEVAPLAFMRGRTLSNAFVILDEAQNTTREQMKMFLTRIGFDSQAIITGDVTQVDLPNKEHSGLLQAEKLLAQIKDIGFCHFDKADVVRHPLVQKIIHAYEQEQKEE
- a CDS encoding DsbA family protein — its product is MKFSKLTILAAGAISLLMASTFIQAGEKTSQGQEGKVEWTLAQNWKAPAGVLDFAHSLDDKYVYFLTKEHKVMVYSREGKLQGFIPVAPGVSSIDIAPQGEIIYLLDSTNNVFSAVRTDFVVEFNTKGSPFKGKADAPVTIAVFTDFECPYCSKLVPLIDQIYEANSKNVKIVFKNMPLNFHKAAEPAARAGLAAEAQGKFWPYHDKIFAIKNLKRSDLIKTAKELELDIPLFKKDMDSNAVRAQVRQDIIDAKSAGVTGTPTVFINGHKLKQREQRTFQTMIDAELRKAGLL